Below is a genomic region from Thermus oshimai DSM 12092.
AGGAGCCCTTCCGCCCGCGGGGCCCGTCCCCGCGGGTTTTGCGTTATAGGCTTAGGGCATGCGCATCCTGGTGACCAACGACGACGGGATCTTCTCCCCCGGCATCAAGGCCCTGGGGCTGGCCATGGCCGCCCTTGGGGAGGTCTATGTGGTGGCCCCGGACGTGGAGCAGTCCGCGGTGGGCCACGGCATCACCGTGCGGCGCCCCTTGCGCTTCAAGCACACCCAAAGCGCGGGCTTCGGGGAGATCCCCGCCTACCGCGTGGACGGCACCCCCGCGGACTGCGTGGTCCTGGGGGTGCACCTCCTGGGCCGGCCGGACCTTTTGGTCTCGGGGATCAACATCGGGGTGAACCTGGGGCTGGACCTCACCCACTCCGGCACCGTGGCCGCGGCCTTGGAGGGGACCTCCCTGGGGATCCCCTCCCTCGCCTTCAGCCTGGACACCTCCGGGGAGGAGCTGGACTTCACGGAGGCCGCCCGCTGGGCGGTGCGCATCGCCCGGCTGGTGGCGGAGGAGGGGCTTCCTAAGGGGGTGCTCCTCAACGTGAACTTCCCCCCCGGGAAGCCCAAAGGGGTCATGGTCACCCGGCTTTCCACCCACCGCTACGAGGACACGGTGGTGGAGCGGCTGGACCCCGAGGGGCGGCCCTACTACTGGATCGCCGGGACCCCGGTGGGGGAGGAGGAGGAGGGGACGGACCTCTTTGCCGTGCGGCGGGGGTACATCTCCCTCACCCCCGTGAGCCTGGACTTCACCGCCTACGGGGTCCTAGAGGGGCTCGCCGCCTGGAGGGAGCGCCTCGAGGCGGACCTCCATCCCCTCCTTTAGGCCTAAGGCCTCCCGGGCGCTTCCCCGGTTAAGGGCGATCTCCAAAAGCCCCCCGCTTCCCAGGTAGGCCACCGCCTGGCCCACGGGCACGTCCCCGAAGGTGCGGCGGATGGGGACCCTATGCCCCCCCACCCGCACCCACCCCCCCAAGGGGGCCTGGGTGAGGGTGGCGATGGCGTTCCCGAAGCGGTCAAAGGTGAGGACCTCGCCCTTAGGCCCCGGGCCTAAGACCAGGGGCAGGCGCACCAGCGCCCCCACCGCCACCTCCGGCCCCAAGGCCTCCGGGGGGAGGCCCAGGGCCAGGTGGGCCGCGGCGGGGGCGAAGCGGTCGCGGCCGTGGAAGGTGTGCCCCCCGGGGGCCCAGCCCGGCAAGGGGTCCACCCCCTGGGGCCGGGGGGGGCGCACCCCCTCGAGGCCATAGGCCCTCCGGGGCGGGTCCAGGAGCCAGGCCAGGGTGAAGAGGCCGTTGTCGGGCCCCACGTACATGCGCCTTCCCAGGGCGGCGATGGCCCGCCTCGAGGTCCCCACCCCCGGGTCCACCACCGCCAGGACCACCGCCCCTTCCGGGAGGTAGGGCAGGGCCTCAAAGAGGGCGTAGGCCGCCCGGCGCAGGTCCCCCGGGGGGAGGCCGTGGGCCAGGTGGATCACTCGCACCCCCGGGGCCCGCGCCCTAAGGACCGCCTCCACCACCCCCGCGTAGGGGTCTTCCAGGCCGAAGTCCGAAAGGAAGAAGACCGGGCGCATGGGCTAAAGGCGCCGGAGCCACGGTGGGGGCAGAAGGGCCAGGACCACCCCCGCCACCACGAAGCCCAGCCCCAGGCCCAAGGTCCCCTGGGCCCGCGCCCTGAGCCACAGGAGCCCCGCGCTCAAGAGGAGGAGGAGCACCGTGGGCCCCGGGAGGAGGAGGGGGTAGAGGAGGGCGGAGAGGTAGGGCCCAAGCTCCCGGTAGCGCTCCCGGTAGGCCTGGGGCACGAGCCCCCGGAAGAAGGGCTCCATGAGGGCCAGGCCCAGGAAGGTGAGGAGGTGGAGGGGCAGGGTGGGAAGGCCCAGGTAGGGGCGCACCAGGCCGAAGAGGAGGAGGGCGAGGAGGAGCAGAACCCCCACGGGAAACCCCTCCGTCCAGGAGGGCCAGGGCCCCAGAATGCGGGAAAGAAAGGAGCGGTGGAAGAGGAGCACCGCGCCCAGGAGGAAGAGGCCGTAGGCCAGGTAGAAAAGGGGCAGCACCTCCCCCCCTTGGTGGGGGGTGGCCAGGGCGAAGAGGTTCCCGTAGACGCTCTTGCCCCAGAAGAGGGCCACGGCCAGGGCCAGGGCCAGGGCAAAAAGGGCCTGGAGGAGGAGGGTCCCGGGGCCCGGCCAGGCCTCGGGGACGATCTCCACCGTGCGCAGGGGCTCAATCCGGCTTTCCCCGTAAAGGACCAGGACGAGGAAGAGGAGGAGGACCAAAAGCCAGGGCCAGGCCTTGGCCAGAAAAAGGGCGGGCAGGTTCACCACCCGGGCGAGTTGGCCCAAGGCGGCGAGGCCCCGGCCCCAGTCCCCCTGGCCCAAATAGGCCTGGGTGAGGGTGGCGAGGGCCTCCCGGTAGAGGGCCGGGCTTTGGGTGAGGCGGGGAAGGAGGCCCTCCAAGAGCTCCGCCGCCTCCTTGGGCCGGCCCAGGAGGAAGAGGAGCCGCCCCCGCAGGGCCTCCTCCTCCAGGCCCCCCCCAAGCCGGCCCAACGCCTCCTCGGGCCGGCCTAGGGCCAGGAGGAGCCGGGCGGCGAGGAGGCGGACCTCCCCCGTGGGGGGAAGCCCCTCCACCTCCCTCAGGGCCTCCTCGTAGCGGCCCAGGCCCTCCAGGGCGCGGGCCTTTAGGAAGCGCCCCTCGGGGGTTTCGGGGAGGGAAAGGCCGAGCACGTCCCGAAACCGCCCCTCCAGGAGGTAAAGCCGCCCCCGGAGGAGGGGGGCCTCGGGGTCCTCCCCCAGGCGCTCCAGGTAGGCCCGGGCCTCCGCCAGGTTCCCCTCCTCCAGGTGGATGCGCACGAGAAGCCGTAGGGCGGGCTTGAACTCGGGCTCGCTCACCAGGGCCAGCTCGCAGGTGGCGCGGGCGCTTTCCAGGGCGCCCGTTTGGTAAAACCGCAGGCAGCGCGCGGAATACTCCTGGGCGGTCTGGGCGAGGGCCAGGCCCAGGACCACCCCCATCGCCCAAAGGGCTTTCATGGCCCCCAGTCTACAGCCCTTTTAGGCTTGGACCTGGTATAATCCCGCCCGGGTGAACCCCATGAAGCGTTGGTCTTTGCTTTTCGTCCTCCTGACCCTGGCCCTAGCCCAGGGCTCCATCGGCGGCCTTTTGGACGCGGGCAAGTACCCGGAAGCCTACGAGGCGGGCCTGAAGGCGGGCACCGCGGAGGCCCTGGCCCTGGCGGCCAAGGCGGCCACCTTCTACGCCCTCTACCAGGCCCCCGAGGGGGAGAAGCGGGCCTGGTTTGAGAAGGGGGAGAAGGCGGCGAGCCAGGCCATCGCCAAGGATCCGGGCTACCCCGAGGGGTACTTTGAACGGGCCCGGGCCCTGGGGCGGCTTTCCCAGTACAAGGGGATCCTCGAGGCCCTAAGGGAGGGCCTCGCCCCCAGGATCCGGGGGGATCTGGAAAAGACCCTGAAGCTCAAGCCCGACCACGCGGGGGCCATGGTGGCCCTGGCCCTTTGGCACTTTGAGCTGGTGCAGAAGGGCTGGCTGGTGGCGGCCACCCAGGGGGCGGACGGGAACCAGGTGGAGCCCCTCATGAAAAAGGCCATCGCCCTGGAGCCCGAGGTCATCATCCACCGGGTGGAGTACGCCAAGGTCTTGGCGGCCTGGGGCAAGAAGGAGGAGGCCAAAAAGCAGCTGGAGGTGGCCC
It encodes:
- the surE gene encoding 5'/3'-nucleotidase SurE; this encodes MRILVTNDDGIFSPGIKALGLAMAALGEVYVVAPDVEQSAVGHGITVRRPLRFKHTQSAGFGEIPAYRVDGTPADCVVLGVHLLGRPDLLVSGINIGVNLGLDLTHSGTVAAALEGTSLGIPSLAFSLDTSGEELDFTEAARWAVRIARLVAEEGLPKGVLLNVNFPPGKPKGVMVTRLSTHRYEDTVVERLDPEGRPYYWIAGTPVGEEEEGTDLFAVRRGYISLTPVSLDFTAYGVLEGLAAWRERLEADLHPLL
- a CDS encoding SAM hydrolase/SAM-dependent halogenase family protein — protein: MRPVFFLSDFGLEDPYAGVVEAVLRARAPGVRVIHLAHGLPPGDLRRAAYALFEALPYLPEGAVVLAVVDPGVGTSRRAIAALGRRMYVGPDNGLFTLAWLLDPPRRAYGLEGVRPPRPQGVDPLPGWAPGGHTFHGRDRFAPAAAHLALGLPPEALGPEVAVGALVRLPLVLGPGPKGEVLTFDRFGNAIATLTQAPLGGWVRVGGHRVPIRRTFGDVPVGQAVAYLGSGGLLEIALNRGSAREALGLKEGMEVRLEALPPGGEPL
- a CDS encoding tetratricopeptide repeat protein, with amino-acid sequence MKALWAMGVVLGLALAQTAQEYSARCLRFYQTGALESARATCELALVSEPEFKPALRLLVRIHLEEGNLAEARAYLERLGEDPEAPLLRGRLYLLEGRFRDVLGLSLPETPEGRFLKARALEGLGRYEEALREVEGLPPTGEVRLLAARLLLALGRPEEALGRLGGGLEEEALRGRLLFLLGRPKEAAELLEGLLPRLTQSPALYREALATLTQAYLGQGDWGRGLAALGQLARVVNLPALFLAKAWPWLLVLLLFLVLVLYGESRIEPLRTVEIVPEAWPGPGTLLLQALFALALALAVALFWGKSVYGNLFALATPHQGGEVLPLFYLAYGLFLLGAVLLFHRSFLSRILGPWPSWTEGFPVGVLLLLALLLFGLVRPYLGLPTLPLHLLTFLGLALMEPFFRGLVPQAYRERYRELGPYLSALLYPLLLPGPTVLLLLLSAGLLWLRARAQGTLGLGLGFVVAGVVLALLPPPWLRRL